The segment GAAGCAACGGCCTTGAGCACCGCGCCATTGCCGCCGGAAGCGATTGCGCCGTTCGCGGCAAGGTTCTTGTAGTAATCCCAGCCGAGGCTGCCGACGCCGGTAAGCGTCTGCGCATGAATGAGAGCCGCACCCGAAGCGAGCGGGCTCGGCATGGCAACGAGGCCCTTGGCCTCCGGCTTGGCCAGATCCTGCCAGCTCGTCGGCTTCATCGAGGCGGCCGTGTTGTAGACGATGCCGGTCGTGATCAGCTTGGTGGAATAATAGTAGCCGTCGGCATCGTACAACGACGGGTCGTAATTTGCGGCTTCGGGCGACTTATAGGCGAGCAGCTTGCCGGCTTCCTTCAGTCGCTCCAGCGTCACCGTATCGGCGATCAGGAGCACGTCGGCGACCGGAGCGCCAGCCTGGATTTCCGCCTGCAGCTTGGCAATGATCTGCGGGGTACCGTCCCGAACCCAATCGACCTTGATGCCGGGATTGGCAGCCATGAAGCCATCGACGGTTGCCTGCGCATCCTCGTTCGGTTGGCTGGTGTAGAGCACGAGGTCGGCGGCCGCAGCCGAGCCGGAGAAAAGGGCGACGGCCAGCAGGCCGGCGAGAGCGGAAACAAACGTCTTCATGAAGCGTCCTCGGCTGAGTGATGAGAAGGGTTCCTTAGCGAGGCCGGTTAACATGATTGTGACAATCCGCAATCGCGAGCCGAACCGTTCATACTATCATTCGACCTTGACCATAAGCGCCGTGCACTATCTGCTAGCGCGCGAGTTTCAGCTTTGATTTTTGGAGGATAATCTATGGAATACCGCCTGCTTGGCCGCTCCGGCCTTAAAGTTTCGACCATTACCATGGGGACGATGACCTTCGGCGGCGTCGGCTGGGCGAAGACCGTCGGTGATCTGGGCGTCGGAGAGGCAAAGCGACTTGTCGACATGTGCCTCGATGCCGGTGTCAACCTGATCGACACAGCCGATGTCTACTCGCAAGGGGTATCCGAAGAAATCCTCGGGGAGATCATCGGCGGTCCGCGCAAGAACGGCGTGTTGATCGCCACCAAGGCCCGCTTCCCGATGGGTCCCGACGTCAACGATGCCGGCTCCTCGCGCCAGCACCTGATCCAGGCCTGCGAAGCCAGCCTGAAGCGCATGAAAACCGAAGTCATCGATCTCTATCAGTTGCACGAATGGGACGGTCAGACGCCGCTTGAAGAAACGATGGAGGCGCTCGATACGCTCATCCGTCAAGGCAAGGTGCGTTATATCGGCTGCTCGAATTTTTCCGGCTGGCACATCATGAAAGCGCTCGGCGTCAGCGAGCGCGACAAGCGCGAACGCTTCGTCAGCCAGCAAATTCACTATACGCTTGAAGCACGCGACGCCGAATACGAGCTGCTGCCGGTCGGCATCGATCAAGGGCTCGGCGTCCTCGTCTGGAGCCCGATCGCCGGCGGCCTCCTCTCCGGCAAGCATCGCCGCAACCAGGCGACGCCGGAAGGCACCCGCCAGTTCGCCGGCTGGACCGAACCGCCGATCCGCGACGAAAACCGCCTGTGGAACATCGTCGATACGCTGGTGGAGATTGCCGACGGCCGTGGCGTCTCGGCCGCGCAGGTGGCGCTGGCCTGGCTGATCGGCCGCAAGGGTGTAACGTCCGTCATCATCGGCGGCCGCACGGACGCGCAATTCAAGGACAATCTCGCCAGCGCCGAACTGAAGCTGACGCAAGAAGAGCGCAAGCGCCTCGACGACGTCAGCCTGCCGCCGCTGCTCTATCCCTACTGGCACCAGCGCAATACCGCGAGCGACCGGCTCAGCGAAGCCGACCTATCGCTGATTGCGCCGCATTTGGCGAAGTGAGGAAAACAAAACACCTTCTCTCCCGCGGAGAGAAGGTGGGCTGGAGCGATTGAGTGAAACGAAATCGCGAGAGGCCGGATGAGGGGGCACCTCGCACTGCGAGGTGAGTCTTGAGCGGCAAGCGAAAGACACCCCTTACGGTGCAACGCCCCCTCAACCTGCGCTAAAGCGCATCCTGCTCCCCGCTGGGGAGAAGGTAAAAGCTAAGCCGCCATCGCCCCGATTTCGTCGGCAATCAGCTTGCCGAGCCGAGAGATGCCCTCATCGATCATCTGATCATTGGCGCAGGAGAAACTGACGC is part of the Rhizobium sp. CB3090 genome and harbors:
- a CDS encoding ABC transporter substrate-binding protein is translated as MKTFVSALAGLLAVALFSGSAAAADLVLYTSQPNEDAQATVDGFMAANPGIKVDWVRDGTPQIIAKLQAEIQAGAPVADVLLIADTVTLERLKEAGKLLAYKSPEAANYDPSLYDADGYYYSTKLITTGIVYNTAASMKPTSWQDLAKPEAKGLVAMPSPLASGAALIHAQTLTGVGSLGWDYYKNLAANGAIASGGNGAVLKAVASGEKAYGMVVDYMPIREKAKGAPLEFVFPTEGVSAVTEPVGILASAKHVDAAKKFVDYALSEKGQQGFLKLGYIPARNGMPLPAGFPARDSIKVLPLNAAEALKNTDQDLKTFSSYYGSK
- a CDS encoding aldo/keto reductase translates to MEYRLLGRSGLKVSTITMGTMTFGGVGWAKTVGDLGVGEAKRLVDMCLDAGVNLIDTADVYSQGVSEEILGEIIGGPRKNGVLIATKARFPMGPDVNDAGSSRQHLIQACEASLKRMKTEVIDLYQLHEWDGQTPLEETMEALDTLIRQGKVRYIGCSNFSGWHIMKALGVSERDKRERFVSQQIHYTLEARDAEYELLPVGIDQGLGVLVWSPIAGGLLSGKHRRNQATPEGTRQFAGWTEPPIRDENRLWNIVDTLVEIADGRGVSAAQVALAWLIGRKGVTSVIIGGRTDAQFKDNLASAELKLTQEERKRLDDVSLPPLLYPYWHQRNTASDRLSEADLSLIAPHLAK